The window CTGGTCGACACCTCCACCGGCCGCAGCTGGGACCGGGTGATACCCGGCACGCGCGCGCACAACGAGCAGCTCACGCCCACCGTCCGGGCCCTGCTTGCCGACGCCGCCGTCACCTTCCCCGACCTCGGGGCCGTCGTCGTCGGCTGTGGCCCGGGCCCCTTCACGGGGCTGCGCGTCGGCATGGCCTCGGCGGCCGCGTTCGGCGACGCCCTGGGCATCCCGGTGCACGGCGTCTGCTCCCACGACGCGATCGCCCGCCGCCTGCCTGCCGGACGGGCGCTGGTGGCCACCGACGCCCGCCGCCGGGAGATCTACTGGGCCACCTACGCGGAAGGGGTGCGTACGGCGGGGCCGGACGTCGTGAAGCCTGCGGAGCTGCAGGTCCCGCACGACGTCGACGTGCTCTCCGTGCCGGAGCACCTGGCGTCGCAGCTGCCGGAGGCGCTCCATGCGGTCCCGCACCACGATCTCGTCCCGGACGCCGCCTCCCTGGTGGCCGTCGCGGACCTCGACGCCCCGCCGGAGCCGCTCGTCCCGCTCTACCTGCGCCGCCCCGACGCCAAGGAGCCGCAGCCGGCGCCCAGGTCCCCCGCGATCCCGGAGGTGGAGCTGTAGTGGAGATCCGCCGCCTCACCTTCGAGCACGCCGCCCGCTGCGCCGAGCTCGAGGAACTGCTCTTCCCCGGGGAGAACCCCTGGACGCGCGACATCTTCGTCGTCGAGTTCGCCCAGCCGAACCACCTCTACCTCGGTGTCTTCGACGATGACGAGCTGCTCGCCTACGGCGGCATCGCGCAGCTCGGCCCGCGGGAGGACCCGGAGTTCGAGATCCACACCATCGGCGTCGACCCCGCGCAGCAGCGCCGGGGGCTGGGACGCCTGCTCATGGACCAGCTCATGCGCCTGGCGGACGGCCTCGACGGGGAGGTCTTCCTCGAGGTGCGCACCGACAACGAGGCCGCCATCGCCATGTACCGGTCCTTCGGTTTCGAGGTCATCGGCGAGCGCAAGGGCTACTACCAGCCCTCGGGCGCGGACGCGTACACGATGAAGCGGCCTGCGGGAAGCGACCGCCGCGGGGTGTAACCTCAGGACCATGATTGTCCTGGGTGTGGAGACCAGCTGCGACGAGACCGGTGTCGGCGTCGTCGAGCTCGCCGACGACGGCACCGTGACCATCCTCGCCGACACCGTGGCCTCGTCCATGGCCGAGCACGCCCGCTTCGGCGGTGTCGTGCCGGAGATCGCCTCCCGCGCGC of the Corynebacterium humireducens NBRC 106098 = DSM 45392 genome contains:
- the tsaB gene encoding tRNA (adenosine(37)-N6)-threonylcarbamoyltransferase complex dimerization subunit type 1 TsaB, whose product is MLVLAIDTSTPDLVTGLVDTSTGRSWDRVIPGTRAHNEQLTPTVRALLADAAVTFPDLGAVVVGCGPGPFTGLRVGMASAAAFGDALGIPVHGVCSHDAIARRLPAGRALVATDARRREIYWATYAEGVRTAGPDVVKPAELQVPHDVDVLSVPEHLASQLPEALHAVPHHDLVPDAASLVAVADLDAPPEPLVPLYLRRPDAKEPQPAPRSPAIPEVEL
- the rimI gene encoding ribosomal protein S18-alanine N-acetyltransferase, whose amino-acid sequence is MEIRRLTFEHAARCAELEELLFPGENPWTRDIFVVEFAQPNHLYLGVFDDDELLAYGGIAQLGPREDPEFEIHTIGVDPAQQRRGLGRLLMDQLMRLADGLDGEVFLEVRTDNEAAIAMYRSFGFEVIGERKGYYQPSGADAYTMKRPAGSDRRGV